One window of Phycisphaeraceae bacterium genomic DNA carries:
- the bshB1 gene encoding bacillithiol biosynthesis deacetylase BshB1: protein MANILVVGPHPDDQELGMGGTVALLASQGHRVTLLDITNGEPTPFGNPETRATEASAAAQALSHPGNPVERIQLGLRNRFVEHTIENRHKVAGIMRRVQASIVLVPYFEDAHPDHRAVTRIVEDARFDAKLTGLSMPGDNDQPPIYPKWLFHYYATHLRIVREPSLIVDITQTMDAKMKSIEAYASQFIVNEKNRAVMEWVRAFNRFMGSRIGVEYGEPFHAAEPIGLNGLGNLV from the coding sequence ATGGCAAACATCCTTGTTGTTGGACCGCATCCCGATGATCAGGAACTGGGCATGGGTGGCACAGTCGCCCTGCTCGCATCGCAGGGGCACAGGGTCACACTGCTCGACATCACAAACGGCGAGCCAACACCCTTCGGGAATCCTGAAACACGCGCAACGGAAGCGAGCGCAGCAGCCCAGGCGCTGTCTCATCCCGGCAATCCTGTTGAGCGCATCCAGCTTGGATTGCGGAACAGGTTTGTTGAGCACACCATCGAAAACCGGCACAAGGTTGCCGGGATCATGCGCAGGGTGCAGGCAAGTATTGTGCTCGTGCCGTACTTTGAGGATGCACATCCCGATCATCGTGCTGTCACGCGCATTGTTGAAGATGCGCGGTTCGACGCGAAGCTCACCGGGCTTTCCATGCCCGGCGACAACGATCAACCCCCGATCTATCCCAAGTGGCTGTTCCATTACTACGCGACGCATCTGCGCATCGTGCGCGAACCGAGTTTGATCGTCGACATAACGCAAACGATGGACGCAAAGATGAAGTCCATCGAGGCCTACGCCTCACAGTTTATTGTGAACGAGAAGAACAGAGCAGTGATGGAATGGGTGCGCGCGTTCAATCGGTTCATGGGATCGCGCATCGGTGTCGAGTACGGCGAGCCGTTTCACGCGGCAGAACCGATCGGACTGAATGGTCTGGGTAATCTGGTGTAG
- a CDS encoding VOC family protein, with product MASLPQSTGLIPHLTVDGAIAAIEFYTQAFDAKELFRAPAEDGKRLMHASMQIGHSVIFLNDDFPEMCGGVSRHPNALRAVPMRLHQNVSDVDTAHAKAVRAGATTVLAPADMFWGDRYSIVKDPFGHEWSFSTPIKPS from the coding sequence ATGGCCAGCCTGCCTCAATCGACCGGGCTTATTCCACATCTGACTGTCGATGGCGCAATAGCTGCGATCGAGTTCTATACCCAAGCGTTCGACGCAAAGGAGTTGTTCCGAGCGCCAGCAGAAGATGGGAAGCGATTAATGCACGCGTCCATGCAGATCGGACACAGTGTAATTTTTCTCAACGATGACTTCCCGGAGATGTGTGGAGGAGTATCACGACACCCGAACGCGCTCCGAGCGGTGCCAATGCGGCTTCATCAGAATGTAAGCGATGTTGATACGGCTCATGCAAAGGCAGTGAGAGCGGGCGCGACCACGGTTCTAGCGCCAGCGGATATGTTCTGGGGTGACAGATACTCCATTGTGAAGGACCCATTCGGACACGAATGGTCGTTCTCAACACCGATCAAACCATCGTAA
- a CDS encoding serine hydroxymethyltransferase, translating into MASVTDHVAAPDVPGFLRAFDAQIADLIAIEAERQQSTIELIASENHASLAVQAAAGSCLTNKYCEGYPGARYYGGCEHYDEIERVCIDRARQLFGCEFANVQPHSGAQANGSLFLALLSPGDTFASLVLSDGGHLSHGLKVNMSGKWFNPVHYPLHSDPNHPEFERIDYDAVRAVCMEHKPKLLMCGYSAYPRVIDFAKFRAIADECGAILHADIAHIAGLVAAGEHPSPFPHCHVVTTTTHKTLRGPRGGLILTNDEEIAKKINRAVFPGMQGGPLMHIIAAKAIAFGEALKPEFKAYQKQVITNAQTLANALISHGFRITSGGTDNHLMLVDLRGKSADLTGADAEIWLERAGMITNKNGVPSDPRPPKQTSGLRLGSPATTTRGFKEPQMQQIAAWIDRVLSAGLSGESALETETAKVREEVRSLCAEFPLH; encoded by the coding sequence ATGGCAAGTGTCACCGACCATGTTGCAGCACCTGATGTTCCCGGCTTTCTTCGCGCATTCGATGCGCAGATCGCGGATCTCATCGCGATTGAAGCGGAGCGGCAGCAGTCAACCATTGAGCTGATCGCATCGGAGAACCACGCATCGCTCGCGGTGCAGGCAGCTGCAGGATCGTGCCTGACCAACAAGTACTGCGAGGGATACCCGGGCGCACGGTACTACGGCGGATGTGAGCACTACGACGAGATCGAACGCGTGTGCATCGATCGTGCCAGGCAGTTGTTCGGATGCGAGTTTGCCAATGTCCAGCCGCACTCCGGCGCGCAGGCCAACGGCTCATTGTTTCTCGCGCTGCTCTCGCCTGGCGACACGTTTGCAAGCCTCGTGCTTTCCGATGGCGGACATCTCTCGCACGGCCTGAAGGTGAACATGTCCGGCAAGTGGTTCAACCCCGTCCACTATCCGCTCCACAGCGACCCGAACCATCCCGAGTTTGAGCGCATCGATTACGACGCGGTTCGCGCTGTGTGCATGGAACACAAGCCGAAGCTGCTGATGTGCGGGTACTCGGCGTATCCGCGTGTGATCGACTTTGCAAAGTTCCGCGCGATCGCCGACGAGTGTGGCGCAATCCTGCATGCTGACATCGCGCACATCGCGGGCCTGGTTGCCGCGGGTGAGCACCCCTCACCATTCCCCCACTGCCACGTCGTCACAACAACAACGCACAAGACACTCCGCGGACCGCGAGGTGGACTGATTCTGACAAACGACGAGGAGATAGCAAAAAAAATCAACCGGGCTGTCTTCCCTGGCATGCAGGGCGGGCCGCTCATGCACATCATCGCAGCAAAGGCAATCGCGTTCGGCGAAGCGCTCAAGCCCGAGTTCAAAGCATACCAGAAGCAGGTCATCACGAACGCGCAGACGCTTGCAAATGCACTCATCAGCCATGGGTTCCGCATCACGTCCGGCGGAACGGACAACCACCTCATGCTGGTCGATCTCCGAGGAAAGAGTGCAGATCTGACCGGTGCTGACGCAGAAATCTGGCTCGAACGCGCGGGCATGATCACGAACAAGAACGGCGTGCCGAGCGATCCGCGTCCGCCAAAGCAGACCAGCGGCCTGCGCCTCGGATCGCCTGCGACAACTACACGTGGGTTCAAGGAACCGCAGATGCAGCAGATTGCAGCGTGGATCGATCGCGTGCTGTCTGCCGGACTTTCTGGCGAGAGCGCGCTTGAGACAGAAACAGCAAAGGTCCGCGAGGAGGTTCGCTCGCTCTGTGCAGAGTTCCCGTTGCATTGA
- a CDS encoding extracellular solute-binding protein codes for MNTHKAALFLVLIACACVHVSCSKKQSGAQTQTVVLYSSVDEPILRPIVQAFEEKTGINVQLASDTEATKTTGLATRLRNEKNRPRADVWWSSEPMWTVQLASEGVFEPIDQSIIDDATTGTAWPESCIGENHMWIGFGLRARVIAYNTEALDESSLPTTLAELADPEYKGRVGMAKPEFGTTRAHMAALCSTWGNEAFESWLTAMHENGLRLYDGNSSAVRAVALGEIDFCLTDTDDIWNAQTQDWPVGVIYETIDDTIDPPSHGALLLANTVAKVRNDAHSDEADRLLNFLLSEDVERMLMESTSRNVPIRASLAEELFTAHPQSRVDTPWFIHPNEISAAESDAMQIVDRVLN; via the coding sequence ATGAACACACACAAAGCCGCTCTGTTTCTTGTTCTTATTGCATGCGCATGCGTGCATGTCTCGTGCTCAAAGAAGCAATCGGGCGCACAAACACAAACGGTTGTCCTCTACTCCAGTGTGGACGAACCGATCCTGCGCCCGATCGTGCAGGCGTTCGAGGAAAAGACCGGCATCAATGTCCAGCTCGCGTCCGACACCGAGGCAACAAAGACGACCGGACTTGCGACCCGCCTTCGCAACGAGAAGAACAGGCCGCGCGCAGATGTGTGGTGGTCGTCGGAGCCAATGTGGACAGTGCAGCTTGCCAGCGAAGGTGTGTTCGAGCCGATCGACCAATCCATCATTGACGATGCAACAACTGGAACAGCGTGGCCCGAATCGTGCATTGGCGAGAACCACATGTGGATCGGCTTTGGCTTGCGAGCACGCGTCATCGCGTACAACACCGAAGCCCTTGATGAAAGCAGTCTGCCAACCACACTCGCAGAGCTTGCTGACCCGGAATACAAAGGACGTGTCGGCATGGCAAAGCCGGAGTTCGGTACAACCCGCGCACACATGGCAGCGCTCTGCAGCACCTGGGGCAACGAAGCCTTCGAATCATGGCTCACGGCAATGCACGAGAACGGATTGCGACTCTATGACGGGAACTCCAGCGCCGTCCGCGCAGTTGCACTCGGCGAGATCGACTTCTGCCTGACAGACACCGACGATATCTGGAACGCACAGACACAGGACTGGCCTGTCGGTGTGATCTACGAGACCATCGACGACACGATTGATCCACCGTCGCACGGCGCGCTGTTACTTGCAAACACCGTCGCCAAGGTCCGCAATGATGCCCACTCCGATGAAGCAGACCGTCTTCTCAACTTCCTGCTTTCAGAGGATGTCGAGCGGATGCTGATGGAGTCGACCTCGCGTAACGTGCCCATCCGTGCATCACTCGCAGAAGAACTCTTTACAGCACATCCGCAATCGCGTGTTGACACACCATGGTTTATCCATCCCAACGAGATCTCCGCAGCGGAATCCGATGCAATGCAGATCGTTGATCGCGTGCTGAACTGA
- a CDS encoding HD domain-containing protein — translation MSVPRKRSKRVIESLAQSRQSFIVAVLALQVILIIAFSGSLFYFLGKQVSSFMTAHTHIAWQPLTSSIERTIQIAGFVLLAVMSIGLSVIARMHHASVSQIGRILEKQVKQRVGEALASRHALILGLAKLADYRDSDTGAHLERISAYVELIAQHLSKDNTEITTTWIEQLKLASSLHDIGKVGVPDSVLLKPGKLTQEEREQMQLHTNIGADTLIAVRQKMGPDPLIDMSVQIALQHHERWDGDGYPMQLKADEIALPARIIALADFYDALTSKRVYKPACSHEQTRDMIYAESGKQFDPKIVEAFIACEREFDEIRTRMQPSETELKLVERHLKKRAA, via the coding sequence ATGTCTGTGCCCCGCAAGCGATCGAAGCGCGTGATTGAGAGTCTCGCCCAGTCGAGACAGTCATTCATTGTTGCTGTGCTTGCGTTGCAGGTGATACTGATCATCGCGTTCTCCGGGTCACTCTTCTATTTTCTCGGCAAGCAGGTGTCGAGTTTCATGACTGCGCACACGCACATCGCGTGGCAGCCGCTCACGAGTTCCATCGAACGAACTATTCAGATTGCTGGCTTCGTGCTTCTCGCTGTGATGTCGATCGGGCTTTCTGTTATTGCCCGCATGCACCATGCGAGTGTGAGCCAGATCGGGCGCATCCTTGAGAAGCAGGTAAAGCAGCGTGTTGGTGAAGCGCTCGCGTCCAGACACGCACTGATTCTCGGGCTTGCGAAGCTCGCCGACTATCGCGATTCAGATACCGGAGCCCACCTCGAACGTATCAGCGCATATGTCGAGCTCATCGCACAACACCTGAGCAAGGACAACACCGAGATCACAACAACGTGGATCGAGCAGCTCAAGCTCGCATCCTCATTGCACGACATTGGCAAGGTCGGCGTGCCGGATTCTGTGTTGCTTAAGCCTGGCAAACTCACGCAGGAAGAGCGCGAGCAGATGCAACTGCACACCAACATCGGCGCAGACACACTCATCGCGGTGCGACAGAAGATGGGGCCCGACCCGCTGATCGATATGTCCGTCCAGATCGCGCTCCAGCACCACGAGCGCTGGGACGGCGATGGGTATCCCATGCAACTGAAAGCTGACGAGATTGCGCTGCCCGCGCGGATCATTGCGCTCGCCGATTTCTACGACGCGCTCACATCAAAGCGTGTGTACAAACCCGCGTGCTCGCACGAGCAGACGCGCGACATGATCTATGCTGAATCGGGCAAGCAGTTCGATCCGAAGATCGTCGAAGCATTCATCGCGTGTGAGCGCGAGTTTGACGAGATCCGCACGCGCATGCAGCCAAGCGAAACCGAACTGAAGCTGGTTGAGCGTCATTTGAAAAAGCGGGCCGCGTAG
- a CDS encoding zinc-dependent metalloprotease — translation MKYTHRMVSLIALAGLAVPALAQPKKDFPDFKDVAKDFEKVISTRDDNSFYTVWVREKDGQMLAELPRGWSGQKHFFAMTVAAGEEFAGLQGADFVVQWKRFDKRLALIQPNFATRTSGDTESQDAVDLIYTDRVILDVPIECMGPNGQPVIDLDELLVGRITTFFGGSAGGANSRLATVSKAKSFPENTEIAVTLPVQGGLFKTFHYSLSLLKGTPGYKPRVADSRVGFFTTDYRDLGELDSQKLHVRYINRWNLEKRDKNLKMSPPKEPIVYYIDHTVPVRYRRFVREGLEYWNKAFENVGILNAIEVRQQDKLTGAYMDIDPEDRRYNFVRWVTNETGLAIGPSRANPYTGEILDADVVVSDGWVRAWEFEFSDIMPKIMMEGFSPETLTWLDKNPQWDPRYRMASTDQQELMLAERARRGVLPYGGHAIATAIDTELSAKLNGGVLDRGSTPSGFCQAAVGKAFDMSIARMTEELGLINDDKEGEVEKIDGMPEDFLGPLLADLIAHEVGHTLGLRHNFKASALYSLDEINSDAVKGKKAMAASVMDYLPTNFNVDDTAIQGDYAMIDIGPYDMWAIEYGYTSDEKSLEELLKRSNEPELQFATDEDTSGPDPLARRYDFTADPLDFARSQIKHAELMREKLLSDFVKDGEPWTRARRGYQITLNMQARASSLMASWVGGAFVNRDKKGDNGGRTPITVVDPDIQRAALKFVMEHTFRDDAYAITPDLLQHMTVEKWWDDNSALQDSAWPIHDRVAAVQASTLTQLMNPTTIRRVYDNEFFTPSDQDALTVPELFSTVSGEVWSELDQSPRSKVSDRNPMISSLRRNLQRELTDRLIDLTGPNGMPGSAGKPVSNLAMVELSNIHDRVAAMLDKHGKNLDSYTSAHLHETKTRIEQVKNAEYVYNQSGGGSLPYFFFGDQPQQQAQPVEVKIIEVPVPYVPATSPEGEAK, via the coding sequence ATGAAGTACACACACCGGATGGTTTCGCTGATCGCGCTTGCCGGGCTCGCTGTGCCCGCGCTCGCTCAGCCGAAGAAGGATTTCCCCGACTTTAAGGATGTCGCGAAGGACTTCGAGAAGGTGATCTCGACGCGCGACGACAACTCGTTCTACACCGTGTGGGTGCGCGAAAAGGACGGGCAGATGCTGGCAGAACTCCCGCGCGGATGGTCCGGCCAGAAACACTTCTTTGCGATGACTGTCGCGGCGGGCGAGGAGTTTGCCGGACTGCAGGGCGCCGACTTTGTTGTGCAGTGGAAACGCTTTGACAAGCGTCTCGCACTGATTCAGCCGAACTTTGCAACGCGCACCAGTGGCGACACCGAGAGCCAGGACGCGGTCGATCTGATCTACACCGATCGCGTCATTCTCGATGTGCCGATCGAGTGCATGGGTCCGAACGGGCAGCCGGTGATCGACCTTGATGAGTTGCTCGTTGGTCGCATCACAACATTCTTCGGCGGCTCTGCTGGCGGCGCGAACTCGCGTCTTGCAACGGTCTCCAAGGCAAAGAGCTTCCCGGAGAACACCGAGATTGCTGTCACGCTCCCCGTGCAGGGCGGACTCTTCAAGACATTCCATTACTCGCTGAGCCTGCTCAAGGGCACACCGGGATACAAGCCGCGCGTTGCTGACTCGCGCGTGGGGTTCTTCACAACAGACTATCGCGACCTTGGCGAGCTCGACTCACAGAAGCTGCACGTGCGCTACATCAACCGCTGGAATCTTGAGAAGCGCGACAAGAACCTGAAGATGTCGCCACCGAAGGAACCCATCGTGTACTACATCGACCACACAGTGCCGGTGCGCTATCGCCGGTTTGTGCGCGAGGGTCTTGAGTACTGGAACAAGGCATTCGAGAATGTGGGTATCCTCAACGCGATCGAGGTTCGCCAGCAGGACAAGCTGACCGGCGCGTACATGGACATCGATCCGGAAGATCGTCGGTACAACTTTGTGCGCTGGGTAACGAACGAGACCGGTCTTGCGATTGGTCCGTCGCGCGCCAACCCATACACCGGTGAGATTCTTGATGCTGACGTGGTCGTCTCTGACGGCTGGGTGCGCGCATGGGAGTTTGAGTTCTCAGACATCATGCCGAAGATCATGATGGAAGGGTTCTCGCCCGAGACATTAACGTGGCTCGACAAGAACCCACAGTGGGATCCGCGTTACCGTATGGCTTCGACAGATCAGCAGGAGCTGATGCTTGCGGAGCGTGCGCGTCGTGGCGTGTTACCTTATGGCGGTCACGCAATTGCAACAGCTATTGACACGGAGCTTTCGGCAAAGCTCAACGGCGGCGTGCTTGATCGTGGTTCAACACCATCAGGGTTCTGCCAGGCAGCAGTTGGCAAAGCCTTTGATATGTCGATCGCTCGCATGACCGAAGAGCTCGGACTGATCAACGATGACAAGGAAGGCGAAGTCGAGAAGATCGACGGCATGCCGGAAGACTTCCTCGGCCCACTGCTCGCCGATCTTATCGCACACGAAGTCGGACACACACTCGGTCTGCGCCACAACTTCAAGGCATCGGCGCTCTACTCGCTCGATGAGATCAACTCCGATGCTGTCAAGGGCAAGAAGGCGATGGCAGCATCTGTCATGGACTATCTGCCGACAAACTTCAATGTTGATGACACCGCGATCCAGGGCGATTATGCCATGATCGACATCGGCCCGTACGACATGTGGGCAATCGAATACGGCTACACATCGGATGAGAAATCGCTCGAAGAACTGCTCAAGCGCTCGAATGAGCCTGAGCTGCAGTTCGCAACCGACGAGGATACATCCGGTCCGGATCCGCTTGCTCGTCGATACGACTTCACAGCAGATCCGCTCGACTTTGCCAGATCGCAGATCAAGCACGCCGAACTCATGCGTGAGAAGCTGCTGTCTGACTTTGTGAAGGATGGCGAGCCGTGGACACGCGCACGTCGCGGCTATCAGATCACGCTGAACATGCAGGCACGCGCGTCGAGCCTGATGGCAAGCTGGGTTGGCGGTGCATTCGTGAATCGCGACAAGAAGGGTGACAATGGCGGTCGCACACCGATCACTGTTGTCGATCCCGACATCCAGCGCGCAGCACTCAAGTTTGTCATGGAGCACACATTCCGCGATGACGCGTATGCGATCACACCGGATCTGCTCCAGCACATGACCGTTGAGAAGTGGTGGGACGACAACAGCGCGTTGCAGGACTCTGCGTGGCCGATCCACGATCGTGTTGCAGCCGTTCAGGCGTCTACACTGACACAGCTTATGAACCCAACCACGATCCGTCGCGTGTACGACAATGAGTTCTTCACGCCGAGCGATCAGGACGCGCTGACTGTTCCCGAGTTGTTCTCAACTGTCAGTGGCGAGGTCTGGTCAGAACTTGACCAGTCACCACGGTCAAAGGTCTCCGATCGCAATCCGATGATCTCATCGCTCCGCCGCAACCTGCAGCGCGAGCTGACCGATCGTCTGATTGATCTCACGGGCCCGAACGGCATGCCCGGCTCTGCTGGCAAGCCCGTCTCCAATCTTGCGATGGTCGAACTGTCCAACATCCACGATCGCGTGGCAGCAATGCTCGACAAGCACGGCAAGAATCTCGATTCGTACACCAGCGCTCACCTGCACGAGACAAAGACCCGCATTGAGCAGGTCAAGAACGCCGAGTACGTCTACAACCAGTCCGGCGGCGGCAGTCTCCCGTACTTCTTCTTTGGTGATCAGCCTCAGCAACAGGCCCAGCCTGTTGAGGTGAAGATCATCGAGGTGCCGGTGCCCTACGTGCCCGCGACATCGCCCGAAGGCGAAGCGAAGTAA